One genomic region from Leptolyngbyaceae cyanobacterium JSC-12 encodes:
- a CDS encoding hypothetical protein (IMG reference gene:2510096831), protein MSYHSHSVQIDPLDSPHPIPWGWVLATFSASHSSNLSGAYCYRSQSLISPDREYAAYSRIQMQVEPDYFRSHVTSVLFLENLRTGDLQAITPKSPLADNPFLNTGANLAGRISIVIPVSWSESGDRLLAREFESLFGSDIASDYAVIADRSRNRVYTIAPTRIRYTNAVLLGWSQNHPEQVLFRVGMMGDEHWQQWAVDVNGHTTLARGDRSMLYGQSINSIWTGPQMQNQQ, encoded by the coding sequence ATGTCCTATCACTCCCACTCCGTGCAAATCGATCCACTAGATAGTCCCCATCCAATTCCATGGGGTTGGGTACTGGCGACGTTTAGTGCAAGCCATTCCAGCAACTTATCTGGAGCGTATTGCTATCGCAGCCAGTCTTTGATCTCACCGGATCGTGAGTATGCGGCATACAGTCGAATTCAAATGCAAGTGGAGCCTGACTACTTTCGGAGCCATGTAACCAGTGTCTTATTTTTGGAGAACCTGCGAACTGGTGATTTACAAGCAATTACTCCAAAATCACCTCTGGCAGATAATCCATTCTTGAATACGGGGGCTAATTTGGCGGGAAGAATTTCCATTGTGATTCCAGTGTCCTGGTCGGAATCAGGCGATCGCCTCCTGGCACGAGAGTTTGAGTCGCTGTTTGGTTCTGATATTGCTTCGGATTACGCTGTGATTGCTGATCGATCCCGCAATCGGGTGTATACGATTGCTCCAACCCGAATTCGGTATACTAATGCTGTGCTGTTGGGTTGGAGCCAGAATCATCCGGAGCAGGTGTTGTTTCGGGTGGGCATGATGGGAGATGAACACTGGCAACAGTGGGCTGTTGATGTGAATGGGCATACAACTCTGGCGCGGGGCGATCGCTCCATGTTGTATGGTCAATCAATTAACAGCATTTGGACCGGACCGCAAA
- a CDS encoding methionyl-tRNA formyltransferase (IMG reference gene:2510096832~PFAM: Formyl transferase; Formyl transferase, C-terminal domain~TIGRFAM: methionyl-tRNA formyltransferase): protein MNIVFFGTPEFAVPSLEHLIARSEFNVLAVVTQPDKRRGRGNQLIASPVKAAALRHHIPVWQPQSVKKDAATLEQLKTAQADAFVVVAYGQILSPAILAMPRLGCINAHGSILPKYRGAAPIQWSLYHGDRETGITTMLMDAGMDTGPMLLKVRTPIALLENFDDLAARLAQLSADLLVETLLKLEQGMIRPIPQDPEQATYAPLIKKSDYELDWSRTAIALHNQVRGFYPNCTTSFRGEGIKLMKTVPLGEAYWDVLPTEYQQLAQDWNELCEKLGEPGEIIAIAKGLGPIVQTGEGLLLLREVQLAGKRPQSGGDFANGSRLAIGECFLSSSIPPVSIQSEI from the coding sequence ATGAACATTGTTTTTTTTGGAACGCCTGAGTTTGCGGTGCCTAGCCTGGAACACTTGATCGCTCGATCAGAATTTAACGTTTTAGCCGTTGTGACCCAGCCAGACAAACGACGGGGACGCGGCAACCAGCTTATCGCATCTCCAGTGAAAGCAGCAGCACTGCGTCATCACATCCCCGTTTGGCAGCCTCAAAGCGTTAAAAAGGATGCTGCCACGCTCGAACAGTTGAAAACTGCTCAGGCAGACGCTTTTGTGGTAGTTGCTTATGGTCAAATTCTATCTCCAGCAATTTTGGCAATGCCGAGGTTGGGATGCATTAATGCGCATGGTTCCATTCTGCCCAAATATCGGGGGGCAGCGCCGATTCAGTGGAGTTTGTATCACGGCGATCGCGAAACTGGGATTACAACCATGCTAATGGATGCAGGCATGGATACTGGACCGATGCTGCTAAAAGTTCGGACTCCAATCGCCTTGCTAGAGAATTTTGATGATTTAGCGGCTCGTCTGGCTCAGTTATCTGCGGATTTGTTAGTAGAAACATTGCTCAAATTGGAACAGGGAATGATTCGACCCATACCGCAAGATCCAGAACAGGCAACCTATGCACCTCTGATTAAAAAATCGGATTACGAACTAGATTGGTCACGAACTGCGATCGCCTTACACAATCAGGTACGGGGGTTCTATCCCAACTGTACCACCTCGTTTCGAGGAGAGGGAATCAAGTTGATGAAGACCGTGCCACTCGGTGAAGCTTACTGGGACGTTTTGCCCACCGAGTATCAGCAACTCGCTCAAGACTGGAACGAGCTTTGTGAGAAATTGGGAGAGCCTGGAGAAATTATTGCGATCGCCAAAGGCTTGGGACCGATTGTGCAAACTGGAGAGGGGCTGCTACTGCTGCGAGAGGTGCAATTAGCAGGCAAACGTCCACAATCAGGCGGAGATTTTGCCAATGGCTCTCGTCTTGCGATCGGTGAATGTTTCCTCTCAAGTTCGATCCCACCAGTTTCTATTCAATCTGAAATTTAG
- a CDS encoding hypothetical protein (IMG reference gene:2510096833) has protein sequence MEAPALLTEVILAHPERSLGKIQLDWIPQPGSYLDLEGKTYAILERRHCYQFKAGHYRLHKVALYVQSAQPPFEKSQIDGRWVLGDSRCRFNARSELIRCAVNPDGPCSGCRFYEAISL, from the coding sequence ATGGAAGCGCCTGCACTGCTAACAGAAGTGATCCTGGCTCACCCTGAACGCTCACTTGGCAAGATTCAACTTGATTGGATCCCCCAGCCCGGTTCCTATCTGGACTTAGAGGGAAAAACCTATGCGATTTTAGAGCGTCGTCATTGCTATCAGTTCAAGGCTGGACATTATCGACTGCACAAAGTGGCGCTCTATGTCCAATCTGCCCAACCCCCTTTTGAGAAAAGTCAGATAGATGGGCGCTGGGTTTTGGGAGATAGCCGTTGTCGCTTCAATGCCCGTTCGGAGTTAATCCGGTGTGCTGTTAATCCTGATGGACCGTGTAGTGGATGTCGTTTTTACGAGGCAATAAGCCTTTGA
- a CDS encoding fatty acid desaturase (IMG reference gene:2510096834~PFAM: Fatty acid desaturase), with amino-acid sequence MTLTFPSQPITSTQTTSDFHLKDILKTLPKECFQKDMWKAWTGLLTNVCMVALGYLSIAHSPWFLLPIAWVFTGTALTGFFVIAHDCGHRSFAKRRWVNDLIGHLFMLPLIYPFHCWRILHNQHHAHTNKMEIDNAWQPFRPETFEAFNSLMRVAYKGMRGWLWWLASIVHWAGLHFNLANFAAKDRGKVKLSIAIVGVFAAIFFPILIGTLGIWGFVKFWLLPWLVYHFWMSTFTLVHHTAPHISFSEPEDWNAAKAQLAGTVHCEYPAWVEFLCHHINVHIPHHVSTAIPSYNLRMAHNSLKQNWGAYLTESQFSWSLMQTIVTECHLYDKRGGYLSFQDFHQKG; translated from the coding sequence ATGACGCTGACTTTCCCCTCTCAACCAATAACCTCAACTCAGACAACTTCCGACTTTCACCTTAAAGACATCCTTAAAACACTGCCCAAAGAATGCTTTCAAAAAGATATGTGGAAAGCCTGGACAGGGTTGCTGACAAATGTCTGCATGGTTGCATTGGGATACCTGAGCATTGCTCATTCCCCCTGGTTTTTGCTGCCTATTGCCTGGGTTTTCACAGGAACCGCATTGACTGGTTTTTTTGTCATTGCTCATGATTGTGGTCACCGTTCTTTTGCCAAACGGCGCTGGGTCAATGATCTGATCGGTCATCTATTCATGCTGCCATTGATTTATCCCTTCCACTGTTGGCGGATTCTCCATAACCAGCATCATGCTCACACGAACAAGATGGAAATCGATAATGCCTGGCAACCGTTTAGACCCGAAACATTTGAGGCGTTTAATAGTTTGATGCGCGTTGCTTATAAAGGCATGCGCGGCTGGTTGTGGTGGTTAGCATCCATTGTTCACTGGGCAGGGTTGCACTTTAACCTGGCAAACTTTGCTGCAAAAGATCGGGGCAAAGTGAAATTGTCGATCGCGATCGTTGGAGTATTCGCTGCCATCTTCTTTCCCATCCTGATTGGGACACTGGGCATTTGGGGATTTGTTAAATTCTGGTTACTACCCTGGTTGGTGTATCACTTCTGGATGAGCACCTTTACCCTGGTGCATCACACTGCTCCGCATATTTCATTCAGCGAGCCAGAAGACTGGAACGCCGCCAAAGCTCAACTTGCTGGCACCGTCCATTGTGAATATCCAGCTTGGGTAGAATTTTTGTGTCACCATATCAATGTACACATTCCGCACCATGTCTCCACAGCAATTCCGTCCTATAACCTGCGCATGGCGCACAACAGCCTGAAGCAAAATTGGGGAGCATATTTGACTGAATCTCAGTTTTCCTGGTCGTTGATGCAAACGATTGTGACAGAGTGCCATCTGTATGACAAGCGGGGTGGCTATTTATCATTTCAAGATTTTCACCAAAAAGGTTAG
- a CDS encoding hypothetical protein (IMG reference gene:2510096835) — translation MTSGVAIYHFKIFTKKVRCLESLSLWSASLGRNNQLRCSVRVGLLTFLCLDLCGDADNLCAFDKTADTIQKVISYYNQKLLSSPVNQT, via the coding sequence ATGACAAGCGGGGTGGCTATTTATCATTTCAAGATTTTCACCAAAAAGGTTAGATGCCTGGAATCACTGTCACTTTGGTCAGCAAGCTTAGGACGAAACAATCAGCTTCGATGTTCTGTTCGGGTAGGCTTGCTGACTTTTCTTTGCCTGGACTTGTGTGGTGATGCCGATAACCTATGCGCCTTTGACAAAACCGCAGACACCATACAAAAGGTGATTTCTTACTACAATCAGAAACTGCTGTCGTCACCTGTCAACCAAACATAA
- a CDS encoding hypothetical protein (IMG reference gene:2510096836): MKAQLWLSFLGIILSLLGCSNDSSNTLSQSSAVAPTTGNIQPQEFATPLVQQSARAATTRPVPGLLQPTNAKARTNSIVTGRRDPFAPISSSTVPIVMSSGQKAPNVAPLPTTVAIAPKQPPTIILPPITSTPPVLPLPNLPTSSALPPVGVTSVPVTPPSPTSLAESIEVSGVVQVAGKWSVIVKEPTASSSRHVAVGEYLENGKVLVKKIVSPGSTDPIVVLQQNGVEIRKSLV; encoded by the coding sequence ATGAAAGCGCAGTTGTGGCTTAGTTTTTTAGGAATTATCTTATCCCTTTTGGGATGTTCCAACGACTCTAGCAATACCTTGTCGCAGTCATCTGCGGTTGCACCAACTACTGGAAATATCCAGCCACAAGAGTTTGCGACTCCTCTCGTTCAGCAATCTGCCAGGGCAGCCACGACGAGACCTGTTCCGGGGCTATTACAACCAACGAATGCAAAAGCTCGGACGAATAGCATTGTCACCGGACGCCGCGACCCATTTGCACCCATCTCTAGCTCAACTGTACCGATTGTGATGTCTTCTGGGCAAAAAGCGCCTAACGTTGCACCGTTACCCACGACCGTAGCGATCGCACCAAAACAACCCCCGACAATTATTCTGCCACCAATCACTTCTACCCCACCAGTCTTGCCCTTGCCCAACCTGCCCACCAGTTCTGCCTTACCGCCTGTGGGTGTCACATCGGTTCCTGTCACACCGCCCTCTCCCACATCCCTGGCAGAATCAATTGAAGTCAGCGGGGTCGTGCAAGTTGCGGGCAAATGGAGTGTGATTGTGAAAGAGCCAACTGCTTCCAGTAGTCGTCATGTAGCAGTAGGAGAATATTTAGAGAACGGCAAGGTGTTAGTGAAAAAGATTGTTTCGCCTGGCAGTACAGATCCAATCGTAGTTTTACAACAGAATGGGGTTGAGATTCGCAAATCTCTGGTTTAG
- a CDS encoding hypothetical protein (IMG reference gene:2510096837), with protein sequence MSTRKTSFRVTERRSLNYEETYLCPVCRHGQISSLALMDAFSCNFCRHIFTADLRDQSIRVEDSSQPMTWRWNGHGWQGLHRTNVDLTAVIWLIGAALVILPPSLIWISSHTFPPVEGEKLSWFPTVWVSLAFLIHLTFVSWLLAEHYQLPLYVTCKVRLQMLLGRR encoded by the coding sequence ATGAGCACTCGCAAAACATCCTTCCGTGTAACTGAGCGTCGTTCTCTCAACTACGAAGAGACCTATCTGTGTCCAGTGTGTCGTCATGGGCAGATTTCATCACTGGCTTTGATGGATGCTTTTTCCTGTAATTTTTGTCGTCATATCTTCACAGCCGATTTACGGGATCAATCCATTCGGGTAGAAGACAGTTCCCAACCGATGACCTGGCGCTGGAATGGGCATGGCTGGCAGGGCTTACATCGCACTAATGTGGATTTAACGGCAGTGATCTGGTTGATTGGCGCTGCCTTAGTAATTTTGCCACCTAGCCTGATTTGGATTTCATCACATACTTTCCCACCCGTTGAAGGGGAGAAATTATCCTGGTTTCCAACCGTTTGGGTCAGTCTGGCATTTTTGATACATCTTACCTTTGTTTCCTGGCTACTGGCAGAACATTACCAACTACCGCTGTATGTCACCTGTAAGGTGCGGCTGCAAATGTTGTTGGGCAGACGGTAA
- a CDS encoding hypothetical protein (IMG reference gene:2510096838) — translation MGTNHPKSVSGRSKPSTNAGKSVLQKGMRVASPQLCAQQLSTVSPLTRKSYWGIVWAIALIAGLASGLVGISWLSVQLIVNPQSVKWVNRFVPGWITDRVIEQPAKSLQEIRSELHQQGKLPGDFISLGKSLSFWDGKTPAADWLLPVRQVEANCMFNCDRIVELRVYQTATDQRRSLITKDAYYLVRQLAITGLEESFAIAPLVEASSENQGSSRALPLTQIDRYEGTVPKQGVWLNLSGTHKRGNDAIAYGQILYYHPAHYHLSVKLQWTSPSEDEPVWKEVSGGGTPELIVNQTIGMEPSFEIYQVKPHNFVHSPVQLEPISVTEPVLEDSHYRSALLLARSRLWSTSLKWLQSFQQRSPQQWSAATQAQLDLIRWHALATQNQAEGSWSSPGQQILANLIDGRWERALTVFESSAEASQETLGVLKTDKGRLENRIKASLRVSPDKLAVKSWGTLLIAAQQGRSAAIAWLKKQPHTTTKDIASIQILIQRLDPNFSLLPSAQQHLQPHLTGDIQR, via the coding sequence ATGGGAACGAATCATCCCAAATCGGTTTCTGGTCGTTCTAAACCCAGCACTAACGCTGGAAAATCAGTTTTGCAGAAGGGGATGCGGGTTGCCTCCCCTCAACTATGTGCTCAGCAACTGTCCACTGTTTCGCCTCTGACCAGGAAGTCCTATTGGGGAATTGTGTGGGCGATCGCGCTGATTGCAGGTTTAGCGAGTGGCCTGGTTGGAATAAGCTGGTTGAGTGTGCAACTCATCGTGAATCCACAATCAGTGAAATGGGTGAACCGGTTTGTCCCCGGGTGGATTACAGATCGCGTGATAGAGCAACCTGCCAAATCGTTGCAGGAGATCAGAAGTGAACTGCATCAGCAAGGGAAGCTACCTGGAGACTTCATTTCGTTAGGCAAAAGTTTGAGTTTTTGGGACGGCAAAACTCCTGCAGCCGATTGGTTATTGCCTGTGCGCCAGGTAGAAGCGAACTGTATGTTTAATTGCGATCGCATTGTGGAACTGCGTGTGTATCAAACTGCTACTGATCAACGCCGATCGCTGATCACAAAAGATGCTTACTACCTTGTTCGCCAACTGGCAATTACCGGACTGGAAGAATCCTTTGCAATTGCTCCCCTGGTAGAAGCCAGTTCCGAGAATCAAGGGTCGAGTCGTGCTTTACCCTTAACTCAGATTGATCGGTATGAAGGCACTGTTCCCAAGCAAGGAGTTTGGCTGAACTTGAGTGGAACTCACAAACGGGGGAATGATGCGATCGCCTATGGACAAATCCTCTACTACCATCCTGCCCATTACCATCTCAGCGTGAAACTGCAATGGACCAGTCCCTCAGAAGATGAACCTGTTTGGAAAGAGGTTTCTGGGGGGGGCACCCCCGAGCTGATTGTGAATCAAACAATTGGGATGGAGCCTTCCTTTGAGATTTATCAGGTCAAGCCTCACAACTTTGTCCATAGCCCAGTACAGTTAGAGCCGATTTCGGTGACAGAACCTGTGCTAGAGGATTCTCACTACCGCAGTGCGTTGTTGCTGGCTCGTAGTCGGTTGTGGTCTACCAGCCTCAAGTGGTTGCAATCGTTTCAGCAGCGATCGCCGCAACAATGGTCTGCGGCAACTCAAGCTCAACTGGATCTAATACGATGGCATGCTCTGGCAACCCAAAATCAGGCAGAAGGATCGTGGTCCAGTCCCGGTCAACAAATTCTTGCCAACCTGATTGATGGGCGCTGGGAGCGCGCGCTTACAGTGTTTGAATCTTCTGCAGAAGCAAGCCAGGAAACACTAGGAGTATTAAAGACCGATAAAGGGCGGTTGGAAAATCGCATTAAAGCATCTCTGCGTGTTAGTCCTGATAAATTGGCAGTGAAAAGTTGGGGAACGTTACTGATTGCTGCCCAACAAGGACGATCTGCTGCGATCGCCTGGTTAAAAAAACAACCTCATACAACCACAAAAGATATTGCGTCCATCCAAATCCTGATCCAGCGTCTAGATCCCAACTTTTCGCTGTTACCGTCTGCCCAACAACATTTGCAGCCGCACCTTACAGGTGACATACAGCGGTAG
- a CDS encoding hypothetical protein (IMG reference gene:2510096839) produces the protein MERGLLWLPLLVFFIGLAWTGWREYQKVEAYQKWAESFDRAKYDIFSVIGQKGDELTWGVPTRQGPIQLQTFSLKTVHAVRLLVNGQLVEMERPPGKGRAELEFVDRDRSTSIRIPFTDPVLAGRWGQHLQKEMEQLRAEST, from the coding sequence ATGGAACGTGGTTTGCTCTGGTTGCCGTTGTTGGTATTTTTTATTGGTCTAGCGTGGACAGGCTGGCGCGAATATCAGAAGGTAGAAGCGTATCAGAAATGGGCAGAATCCTTTGACCGTGCAAAATACGATATTTTTTCAGTAATCGGACAAAAAGGGGATGAATTGACCTGGGGAGTACCGACCCGGCAAGGTCCTATCCAGCTTCAGACGTTTTCGTTGAAGACAGTGCATGCAGTTCGATTATTAGTGAATGGGCAACTGGTTGAGATGGAACGTCCACCGGGGAAGGGGCGGGCAGAGTTGGAGTTTGTTGATCGCGATCGCTCAACTTCCATTCGTATTCCGTTTACAGATCCCGTACTTGCCGGTCGATGGGGGCAGCACCTACAGAAAGAGATGGAGCAGTTGCGGGCTGAGTCAACATAG
- a CDS encoding subtilisin-like serine protease (IMG reference gene:2510096840~PFAM: Subtilase family) produces MKRFLLLVLFLVGLGWALTNYQGLATQGTYNSIILDFREDVGAAQIESQIEAIANEFKIAPRYNSEFSLSDHIFVVSGDPTFLNKLKQSELRKYTEYIEPNYIYSNYAIPNDPDYGKQWNMRSINVEQAWDETKGKDITVAVIDTGISPVPDLQDTKFVAGYDFVNDQSEAKDDNGHGTHVAGTIAQATNNNFGVAGIAYEATLMPLKVLSADGGGTVADIAEAIRFAADHGADVINMSLGGGGESNLMKEAIAYAHSKNVVVVAAAGNSGRNAAEYPARYPYVIGVSALDAAGTKTPYSNYGAGIDISAPGGLINGDDKLGGILQNTVNPQTGESVFEAYQGTSMASPHVAGVAALVKAMGVENPDEVEDVLKQASLRVEDDPLNHYGAGKLNAAEAVKLAGKGKFSFRDFFRWLRDNGYLNPRFWFDGGVIALWPKLLMVLGSYLLAWFLKHYFPFAWTWSLSTGLVMGSSGLFFLRGLYLYDAPQWPFRLMGSSIPEMGSAVQANGLLNPFFASVLIPLVLVVLFLGHASWKWFAVGTTIGVAVCLAVSAVNAPGLMWLGDGAIARIFLVVNALLCFALVRLVLKPETRTS; encoded by the coding sequence ATGAAAAGGTTTTTGCTGCTGGTGTTGTTTCTCGTAGGATTGGGCTGGGCACTGACCAATTATCAAGGTTTGGCAACGCAAGGAACTTACAACTCAATCATTCTGGACTTTCGCGAAGACGTGGGAGCTGCCCAAATCGAGAGCCAGATTGAGGCGATCGCGAACGAGTTCAAAATCGCCCCTCGCTACAATAGTGAATTTTCATTGAGCGATCACATTTTTGTCGTGAGTGGTGACCCGACGTTCTTAAACAAGTTGAAGCAATCTGAGCTGCGCAAATACACCGAATATATTGAGCCAAACTATATTTATTCCAACTATGCAATTCCTAACGATCCGGACTACGGCAAACAATGGAATATGCGTAGCATTAATGTTGAGCAAGCCTGGGATGAAACAAAAGGCAAAGATATTACCGTTGCCGTGATTGATACTGGCATTAGCCCAGTTCCAGATTTGCAAGACACGAAGTTTGTCGCAGGGTATGACTTTGTCAACGATCAGTCTGAAGCAAAAGACGACAATGGGCATGGAACTCATGTGGCAGGCACGATCGCTCAGGCGACTAATAATAACTTTGGAGTTGCCGGAATTGCTTATGAAGCTACTTTAATGCCGCTGAAAGTGCTCAGTGCTGATGGAGGGGGAACGGTTGCAGACATTGCTGAAGCAATTCGGTTTGCCGCTGATCATGGAGCGGATGTGATCAACATGAGCCTGGGTGGCGGTGGTGAGAGTAACTTAATGAAAGAAGCGATCGCCTATGCCCACAGTAAAAACGTTGTTGTTGTAGCAGCCGCTGGCAACTCAGGGCGAAATGCAGCTGAGTATCCTGCCCGTTACCCCTATGTCATTGGGGTCTCGGCGCTGGATGCTGCCGGAACCAAAACTCCCTACTCCAACTATGGCGCAGGTATCGACATCTCTGCCCCAGGTGGATTAATCAATGGTGACGATAAACTCGGTGGCATTTTGCAAAACACTGTCAATCCTCAAACTGGGGAATCCGTGTTTGAAGCCTACCAAGGAACCAGCATGGCATCTCCCCATGTAGCTGGGGTAGCAGCGCTGGTGAAGGCAATGGGTGTTGAGAACCCCGATGAAGTGGAAGATGTTTTGAAACAAGCATCGTTGCGTGTAGAAGATGACCCACTCAACCATTACGGTGCTGGTAAGCTGAATGCTGCCGAAGCTGTGAAATTAGCCGGAAAAGGGAAGTTTTCTTTCCGCGACTTCTTCCGCTGGCTACGAGACAACGGCTATCTCAATCCTCGCTTCTGGTTTGATGGCGGTGTGATTGCCCTGTGGCCGAAGCTCCTCATGGTATTAGGGTCTTATCTGCTGGCATGGTTCCTCAAACACTACTTCCCCTTTGCCTGGACGTGGTCTCTCTCAACCGGGCTAGTGATGGGAAGTTCAGGGTTGTTCTTCTTGCGAGGACTGTATCTGTACGATGCGCCACAATGGCCCTTCCGGCTGATGGGTAGTTCCATTCCAGAGATGGGTAGCGCTGTGCAGGCAAACGGTTTACTCAATCCATTCTTTGCCAGTGTGTTGATCCCACTCGTTTTAGTCGTGTTATTCCTGGGGCACGCTTCCTGGAAGTGGTTTGCCGTCGGTACAACGATTGGGGTAGCAGTCTGTTTGGCAGTGAGTGCTGTAAATGCGCCGGGGTTGATGTGGTTGGGAGATGGCGCGATCGCGCGCATCTTTCTAGTTGTCAATGCTCTGCTGTGTTTTGCACTGGTTCGTCTTGTCCTTAAACCGGAAACCCGCACCTCATGA
- a CDS encoding hypothetical protein (IMG reference gene:2510096841), whose translation MSIQVEGTIERKGFGSGTWALVSNNGETYELRKAPADLQQVGLKVKVNGQIREDVMTIAMIGPVLEVDQFEVISR comes from the coding sequence ATGAGTATTCAAGTCGAAGGCACAATTGAACGTAAAGGCTTTGGTTCAGGCACCTGGGCACTTGTTAGCAACAATGGCGAAACCTACGAGCTACGCAAAGCTCCGGCTGATTTACAACAAGTGGGATTGAAGGTGAAAGTAAACGGTCAAATCCGTGAGGATGTGATGACCATTGCCATGATTGGTCCTGTTTTAGAAGTAGACCAATTTGAAGTAATCAGTCGTTGA
- a CDS encoding hypothetical protein (IMG reference gene:2510096842): MQTPEIYESDKRKFLSSLAHASIFFSGLFVSIGIPIALLFLSEDSVVKDNAKEAINFHFNVWLYGIILVPLSFITFGLAGGIWWLVHWGLTIWAIVHCLNVPDQPFRYPFIFRPF; encoded by the coding sequence ATGCAAACACCTGAAATTTACGAAAGCGATAAGCGCAAGTTTTTATCTTCTCTGGCTCATGCCTCGATTTTTTTCAGTGGGTTGTTTGTTTCCATCGGGATTCCAATTGCGCTGCTGTTTCTTTCGGAAGACTCAGTAGTTAAGGATAATGCGAAGGAAGCCATTAATTTTCACTTCAATGTCTGGCTTTACGGCATTATCTTAGTTCCGTTATCGTTTATTACCTTTGGATTGGCAGGCGGAATTTGGTGGTTGGTGCACTGGGGATTGACGATTTGGGCGATTGTGCACTGCTTAAATGTTCCTGATCAACCGTTCCGTTACCCCTTTATTTTCCGCCCGTTTTAG
- a CDS encoding hypothetical protein (IMG reference gene:2510096843): protein MKLAILFWFYKQPNVCKNRLELLRQYNPHVPIYGLYGGDPATAEQYQALLGEYLDDFYVFKENKDSLWKWLQGDLMITHWFRERGKCLDWDTIAIVQWDMLVFESVEHLFPTLKPEQILLSGLRPIREIENDWEWVAPKVPERRQQYLKFLEYVTKTYNYRDEPLGCLFIVICFPKAFLEQYSIIEQPELGFIEYRIPMYAQIFGIPFCENHGFNAWWVDVDPVFQVKNPLQRAVNSVRLKLDPNPLNPAKREISLIPIYRHLQTKTGARIFHPYEQLFPMTTREWTRALRHELQRDLSWFAHKIAR from the coding sequence ATGAAGCTGGCGATTTTGTTTTGGTTCTATAAACAGCCGAATGTGTGCAAAAATCGCCTCGAGCTTTTGCGTCAATATAATCCTCATGTGCCGATTTATGGGTTGTATGGAGGAGATCCAGCCACTGCTGAGCAATACCAAGCTTTGTTGGGTGAGTATCTTGATGACTTCTATGTGTTCAAGGAGAACAAGGATTCTCTCTGGAAATGGCTTCAGGGAGACTTGATGATTACTCATTGGTTTCGGGAGCGTGGAAAATGTCTTGACTGGGATACGATCGCGATCGTGCAGTGGGATATGTTAGTTTTTGAATCAGTTGAGCATCTGTTCCCCACTCTTAAACCTGAGCAGATTTTGCTATCCGGATTGAGGCCGATTCGGGAAATAGAAAACGATTGGGAGTGGGTAGCGCCAAAAGTTCCAGAGCGCAGACAGCAATATCTTAAGTTTCTTGAGTACGTTACCAAAACCTACAACTATCGTGATGAGCCTCTAGGGTGTTTGTTTATTGTGATCTGTTTTCCCAAAGCATTTCTAGAGCAATACTCGATTATAGAACAGCCGGAGTTAGGATTTATAGAATATCGGATTCCGATGTATGCTCAAATCTTCGGTATTCCATTTTGTGAAAATCATGGATTCAACGCTTGGTGGGTTGATGTGGACCCCGTGTTTCAGGTGAAGAATCCGTTACAGCGGGCGGTGAATTCAGTGCGTTTGAAACTGGATCCTAATCCACTAAATCCGGCAAAGCGTGAAATTTCTTTAATCCCAATCTATCGACATTTGCAGACCAAAACGGGAGCCAGGATTTTTCACCCGTATGAGCAACTGTTTCCCATGACAACCCGCGAATGGACACGGGCACTGCGTCATGAGTTACAGCGAGATTTAAGCTGGTTTGCTCACAAAATAGCCAGATAA